A single region of the Nitrospiraceae bacterium genome encodes:
- the purU gene encoding formyltetrahydrofolate deformylase, whose product MSTRRDSVVLLIHCKDRKGIVARVSGFIHDFGGNILDSDHHTDEETNDFLMRMEFATDGLQIPPDDIPVAFASIAKVFEMRFEVHRTSHRTRVGMLVSKQDHCLADLLQRQKRDELHVDIPVIISNHETCVSWTELFNIPFVVCPVTKETKPQQEQHVLSVLKEHRVELVVMARYMQILSAGFLAHVGCPVINIHHSFLPAFIGANPYRQAYDRGVKIVGATAHYATEDLDEGPIIEQDVIRVGHRDTVEDLVRKGRDLEEIVLARAVRRHIEHRVLVYGRKTVVFD is encoded by the coding sequence ATGTCGACTAGAAGAGATTCCGTTGTCCTTCTGATCCACTGTAAAGATCGCAAGGGCATCGTGGCCCGTGTCTCCGGGTTTATTCACGACTTCGGCGGTAACATCCTCGATTCGGATCATCACACGGATGAAGAAACCAACGATTTTCTGATGCGGATGGAATTTGCCACCGATGGGTTGCAGATTCCACCTGACGATATTCCGGTCGCGTTCGCCTCTATCGCCAAGGTCTTCGAGATGCGGTTCGAAGTCCATCGGACCAGCCATCGTACAAGAGTCGGAATGCTTGTTTCAAAACAGGACCATTGCCTGGCCGATCTGCTTCAGCGGCAGAAGCGAGACGAGTTGCATGTCGACATCCCTGTCATTATTTCCAATCATGAGACCTGTGTCTCGTGGACCGAGCTGTTCAACATCCCCTTCGTGGTCTGTCCGGTCACGAAAGAGACGAAACCCCAACAGGAGCAACACGTACTGTCTGTTTTGAAGGAACATCGTGTCGAGCTCGTGGTGATGGCTCGCTACATGCAGATTCTCAGTGCCGGCTTTCTCGCTCATGTAGGCTGCCCTGTCATCAACATTCACCATTCGTTCTTGCCGGCCTTTATCGGAGCCAATCCCTATCGGCAGGCTTATGACAGAGGCGTGAAGATTGTTGGAGCGACGGCCCACTATGCGACAGAAGATCTGGATGAAGGTCCTATTATCGAACAGGACGTGATCCGGGTCGGCCACCGGGATACGGTCGAAGATCTTGTGAGGAAGGGACGAGATCTCGAGGAGATTGTGCTGGCCAGGGCTGTGCGCCGACACATCGAGCATCGCGTCTTGGTGTATGGGAGAAAAACGGTTGTCTTTGACTAG